In a genomic window of Streptomyces koelreuteriae:
- a CDS encoding PTS sugar transporter subunit IIA: MTTVTSPLAGRTIGLAAVPDPVFSGAMVGPGTAIDPVREPSEAVSPVDGVIVSLHPHAFVVVDESGHGVLTHLGIDTVQLNGEGFELLVNKGDTVRRGQGIVRWNPAAVEAAGKSAICPIVALEATAEALSDLRIDGDVKAGDSLFLWK, encoded by the coding sequence ATGACCACCGTGACGTCCCCGCTTGCAGGACGCACCATCGGACTGGCAGCCGTGCCGGATCCCGTCTTCTCCGGGGCCATGGTCGGCCCGGGCACAGCGATCGACCCCGTACGTGAGCCCTCCGAGGCCGTCTCCCCCGTGGACGGCGTCATCGTCTCCCTGCACCCGCACGCGTTCGTCGTCGTCGACGAGAGCGGACACGGCGTGCTCACACACCTCGGTATCGACACCGTGCAGCTCAACGGCGAGGGTTTCGAGCTGCTCGTGAACAAGGGTGACACCGTCAGGCGCGGTCAGGGCATCGTGCGCTGGAACCCGGCTGCCGTCGAGGCCGCCGGCAAGTCCGCGATCTGCCCGATCGTCGCGCTGGAGGCCACGGCCGAAGCCCTCTCCGATCTTCGTATCGACGGCGATGTGAAGGCCGGCGACAGTCTCTTCCTCTGGAAGTGA